The genomic stretch TAGGTGTCGAGTGAGTCCCGCAGGAGCTGGGCCGGGTGCCGCGGGCGTCGCCCGGACAGGTGCTCGATCTGCTGGCGGCAGGAGATGCCGGAGGCGACCACCTCGGTGTCGGCCGGCGCGGCCTGGACGGCTGGCGCCAGGCGTCGATTCCCGAGCATCACCGAGATATCGTAGTGCTCCTTCTCGAAGCCGAAGGAGCCCGCCATGCCGCAGCAGCCGGAGTCCACCTCGCTGACCTCGTAGCCCGCCCACGCGAGGGCGGCCACCGTCGGCGCCGTGCCGACGAGCGCCTTCTGGTGGCAGTGGCCGTGGAGCAGCGCGCGGCGCGGGCCCGGCTTGAAACGCAGGTCGAGACCGCGGGCCCGCTCACGCAGGAGGAACTCCTCCAGCAGGAAGCTCGAGAGCGCCACTTCCCGTGCGGCGTCGGTTCGCAGGAGCTCGACCCACTCATCGCGAAGCGTCAACAGGCATGAGGGCTCGAGCCCCACGACGGCCACGCCGCGGGCGACCCACGGATGCAGCCGCTCGACGTTCCAGCGCGCGTGCTCCCGCGCCTCGTCGAGCATGCCCTTGGAGATGAGCGGGCGGCCGCAGCACTTGCGGTCCACGAGCTCGACCTTGTAGCCGGCCGCCTCGAGCAGCTCGACGGCGGCCCGGCCGATCTCGGGCGCGTTGTAGGTGACGAAGGTGTCGTGGAACAGGACGACGGGGCCACGAGGCGCGGCGGCCGGCGCCCGGCGCCGGTCGAACCAGGCGGTAAAGGTCTCGCGCGCGAAGATGGGCAGCGGGCGGCGGCGGTCGATACCCAGCAGCGTGTCCATGAGCCAGCGGTTGGGCGCCGACGCGGCGAGCCAGTTCGAGAGCGGCGCGAGCCTCGCGCCCCACCACGAGAGGCTCCCGATGTGACCGAAGATCTGGTTGCGCAGCGGCTGGCCGTTGGCCTTGTAGTAGTGGTAGAGGAACTCGTACTTCATCTTCGCCATGTCCACGTTGGCCGGACACTCGGCCTTGCAACCCTTGCACTCGAGGCAGAGGTCCATGACCTGGAAGAGCCGCTTCCCGGTGAAGTCCGCGGACGGCACCTTGCCCGAGAGGACGGCGCGGAGCGCGTTTGCCCGGCCGCGCGTCGAGTGCTCCTCGTCGCGCGTCGCCATGTAGGACGGGCACATCGTGCCTTCGAGCGTCTTCCGGCACACGCCCACGCCGTTGCACATCTCCACGGCCGCGGCGAAGCCGCCCTGGGCGGAGAAGTCGAGCGAAGTCTTCGGCTCCCAGGTCTTGTACTCGGTGCCGTAGCGCAGGTGCTCGGTGACGCCCGGGCTCGCCACGATGTTGCCCGGGTTCATCAGGCCCTTCGGGTCGAAGGCCGACTTGAACTCGCGGAAAGCCTGGAACACGGCGGGACCGTACACGCGCTCGAGGAAGGGGCTGCGCGCGCGGCCGTCGCCGTGCTCGCTCGAGATCGCGCCCTCGTACTCGAGGACCAGGTCGAAGATCTCGTCGGCCATGCCCCGCACCTGCTCGAGCCCGCGCGCCGTCTTGAGGTTGACCAGCGGACGGATGTGCAGGCACCCGACCGAGCAGTGACCGTAGTACGCGCCCTCGGCGCCGTGCTTGGCCATGATCTCCCGGAAGCGCGAGACGAACACGGGCAGGTGCTTCGGATCCACCGCCGTGTCCTCGATGAAGGCGATGGGCTTGGCCTCGCCCTTGGTGCCGAGGAGAAGCCCGAGCCCGGCCTTGCGCAGCTTCCAGATGGACTGCTGCTCCGCGGCGTCGAGCGAGATGTGCGCGGCGTAGCCGAAGCCGGCCGCGGCGCGCTTGGCCTCGAGCGCCTCGACCTTGGAGCGGACCTCGGCCGGTGAGTCGCCCGCGTACTCGACGATCAGGATGGCGCCCGGGTCGCCCTGGACGAAACCCATGCGCTTGGACTGCTCGATGTTGCCACGCGCCAGGTCGAGGATCATCTTGTCCGTGAGCTCGACGGCGTAGGGCCCGGTCTCGAGGATGGCCTGCGAGGACTCGAGCGCCTCCTGGATGTCGCGGTAGTGGATCACGTCCACGGCCGTGGCCTTGGGGCGCGGGACGAGACGCATCTTCGCCTCGACGATGGTCAGCAGCGTGCCTTCCGATCCGACGACGAGCCGGGCCATGTTGAGCGGCCGGTCCTTGACCAGCTCGTCGAGGTTGTAGCCGCAGACGCGCCGCCAGTGCTTGGGGTAGCGCCGCCGGATCTCGGGGCCGTGCTGGTCGCGGATGCGCGCGACCTCGCGGTAGATCTGGCCCTCGAGCCCCGAGGCGCGCATCTTGGCGCGGAAGGCCTCGGCCGTGACCTCGCCGAACACGGCGCGGCTGCCGTCGGCCAGGAGCGCCGTGATCTCGATGACGTGCTCGACCGTGAGGCCGTACGCGATCGAGTGGGATCCTCCGGAGTTGTTGCCGAGCATGCCGCCGATGGTGGCGCGGTTGGAGGTCGAAGTGTCCGGCCCGAAGAGGAGCCCGAGCGGCCGGACGTGGGCGTTGAGCTCGTCCTGGACGACGCCCGGCTGCACGCGCGCCCACATCTCCTCGCGGTTGACCTCGAGCACGCCCTGCATCCAGCGCGAGAAGTCCATGACGACCGCCCGATTGACCGTCTGTCCGGTGAGCGAGGTGCCCCCGCCTCGCGGCAGGACGGCGACGTTCTCCCGGCTCGCCAGCTCCAGCACGGCCTGCACGTCGCCCGCGTGGCGCGGGATCACGACGCCGATCGGCTCCATCTGGTACATCGACGCGTCGGTGGAATAGAGCAGCCGCGAGTAGGGATCGAAGCGGACGTCGCCCTCCACGACACGCCGCAATTCCCGTTCGAGGTCCGTCATGGCGACGATTATACTATGCGTCGTCATGCGCGTTCTGGCCGCCGCCGCCCTCGCCTTTCTTGCCCTCTCGCCGGCGCCCGCCCGCGCCGCCCCGCCGGCCGCCCCCGCCGTGCGGATGCCGCTCCTCAAGGGCGGCGAGACCTTCGACTCCCGCGCGCTCATCGGCAAGAAGGTGCTCGTGCTCCGCTTCCAGGCCTCGTGGTGCAAGACCTGCGCGGCGCAGGCCGCGGGACTCCAGCGAGTGTACGAGCGGTACAGGTCGCGGGACGTCGAGATCCTCGCCATCCACGTGGACGACACCGAGCCCGACGTCCGCGCCTTCCTCGAGGCCCACCGCGCCACCTACCCCGTC from Candidatus Rokuibacteriota bacterium encodes the following:
- a CDS encoding TlpA disulfide reductase family protein, with protein sequence MATIILCVVMRVLAAAALAFLALSPAPARAAPPAAPAVRMPLLKGGETFDSRALIGKKVLVLRFQASWCKTCAAQAAGLQRVYERYRSRDVEILAIHVDDTEPDVRAFLEAHRATYPVALDPSLRVANRFGFKRAPYTVVVNKRGEIAARLDATADEARLAAAIDAALKPPARRKAPARAS
- a CDS encoding FAD-linked oxidase C-terminal domain-containing protein; translation: MTDLERELRRVVEGDVRFDPYSRLLYSTDASMYQMEPIGVVIPRHAGDVQAVLELASRENVAVLPRGGGTSLTGQTVNRAVVMDFSRWMQGVLEVNREEMWARVQPGVVQDELNAHVRPLGLLFGPDTSTSNRATIGGMLGNNSGGSHSIAYGLTVEHVIEITALLADGSRAVFGEVTAEAFRAKMRASGLEGQIYREVARIRDQHGPEIRRRYPKHWRRVCGYNLDELVKDRPLNMARLVVGSEGTLLTIVEAKMRLVPRPKATAVDVIHYRDIQEALESSQAILETGPYAVELTDKMILDLARGNIEQSKRMGFVQGDPGAILIVEYAGDSPAEVRSKVEALEAKRAAAGFGYAAHISLDAAEQQSIWKLRKAGLGLLLGTKGEAKPIAFIEDTAVDPKHLPVFVSRFREIMAKHGAEGAYYGHCSVGCLHIRPLVNLKTARGLEQVRGMADEIFDLVLEYEGAISSEHGDGRARSPFLERVYGPAVFQAFREFKSAFDPKGLMNPGNIVASPGVTEHLRYGTEYKTWEPKTSLDFSAQGGFAAAVEMCNGVGVCRKTLEGTMCPSYMATRDEEHSTRGRANALRAVLSGKVPSADFTGKRLFQVMDLCLECKGCKAECPANVDMAKMKYEFLYHYYKANGQPLRNQIFGHIGSLSWWGARLAPLSNWLAASAPNRWLMDTLLGIDRRRPLPIFARETFTAWFDRRRAPAAAPRGPVVLFHDTFVTYNAPEIGRAAVELLEAAGYKVELVDRKCCGRPLISKGMLDEAREHARWNVERLHPWVARGVAVVGLEPSCLLTLRDEWVELLRTDAAREVALSSFLLEEFLLRERARGLDLRFKPGPRRALLHGHCHQKALVGTAPTVAALAWAGYEVSEVDSGCCGMAGSFGFEKEHYDISVMLGNRRLAPAVQAAPADTEVVASGISCRQQIEHLSGRRPRHPAQLLRDSLDT